From Caldilineales bacterium, one genomic window encodes:
- a CDS encoding sulfatase gives MKTPKKITRRQFLTGAGAVGAAALLAGGAVQARRNLAARTYMPRLRNGDADPRPNFIVIVLDSVRYDHIGFLGNPWIKTPNLDAFASKAIVFDKHMMGGFPTVLNRAEQFTGRWLYTTMGWVTLPTDEVTLAERLSRAGYTTGMVFDTWLLKDNGFFFDRGFGSWEWVRGQLADRWRAAPPEPPLPADPEKLRNLEEIRQYLRNVWERESEEEYLVARTMQTAIDWLERHASYRPFYLHIDSFDTHEPWDPPKELVDLYDPGYSGQEVIYPAYAPPDYLSPAELQHMRALYAADITLTDRWLGRLLEAAESMGLAENTVIMIMADHGIMLGEHNAVGKAWERGSVRKAYPLWQELAHVPLLIRTPTSQPARTSALAQPADIAPTLLELAGIDRPNTMHGVSLAPILRQEATSEPALRPSTISSRSLVGALSAQPLITVSDGVWTLLHGGGHVVSHLYHLPDDPTQQNDRLANDCDTARRLHGHLIDFLESLRLPEATISPWRPAPC, from the coding sequence ATGAAAACCCCCAAAAAGATCACGCGACGCCAATTCCTCACTGGCGCCGGCGCCGTTGGGGCCGCGGCTTTGCTGGCGGGTGGGGCTGTTCAGGCCAGACGAAACCTTGCGGCGCGCACCTACATGCCGCGCCTTCGCAATGGCGACGCCGACCCGCGCCCGAACTTCATCGTCATCGTCCTCGATTCGGTGCGCTACGACCACATCGGCTTTCTCGGCAACCCCTGGATCAAGACGCCCAACCTCGACGCCTTCGCCAGCAAGGCCATCGTCTTCGACAAGCACATGATGGGCGGCTTCCCCACCGTTCTCAATCGCGCCGAGCAATTCACTGGCCGCTGGCTGTATACCACCATGGGGTGGGTCACACTGCCGACGGACGAAGTCACCCTGGCCGAGCGGCTGAGCCGGGCCGGGTACACCACTGGCATGGTCTTCGACACCTGGCTTCTCAAGGACAACGGCTTCTTCTTCGACCGCGGCTTTGGCTCGTGGGAATGGGTGCGCGGGCAGCTGGCCGACCGTTGGCGCGCCGCTCCGCCCGAACCTCCCCTGCCTGCCGACCCTGAAAAGCTGCGCAACCTCGAAGAAATTCGCCAATATCTGCGCAACGTCTGGGAGAGGGAAAGCGAGGAAGAGTATCTGGTGGCGAGGACGATGCAGACGGCCATCGACTGGCTGGAGCGACACGCCTCGTACCGGCCCTTCTATCTCCACATCGATAGCTTCGACACCCACGAACCCTGGGACCCGCCCAAGGAACTGGTCGATCTCTACGACCCCGGCTACAGCGGTCAGGAAGTCATCTACCCGGCCTACGCCCCGCCCGACTACCTCAGCCCGGCCGAACTGCAGCACATGCGCGCCCTCTACGCCGCCGACATCACCCTCACCGATCGCTGGCTGGGCCGCCTGCTGGAAGCCGCGGAAAGCATGGGGCTGGCCGAGAACACCGTCATCATGATCATGGCCGACCACGGCATCATGCTCGGCGAGCACAACGCTGTGGGCAAAGCCTGGGAGCGGGGCAGCGTGCGCAAGGCTTATCCCCTCTGGCAAGAGCTGGCGCATGTGCCTTTGCTGATCCGCACCCCCACCAGCCAGCCGGCCCGCACCTCCGCCCTGGCCCAGCCGGCCGACATCGCCCCCACCCTGCTCGAACTGGCCGGGATCGACCGCCCCAACACCATGCACGGCGTCTCACTGGCGCCCATCCTGCGGCAGGAAGCGACGAGCGAGCCGGCGCTGCGACCGAGCACCATCTCGTCGCGCAGCCTGGTGGGTGCGCTGAGCGCGCAGCCGTTGATCACCGTCAGCGATGGCGTTTGGACGCTGCTGCACGGCGGCGGGCACGTGGTCAGCCACCTCTATCACCTGCCCGACGACCCCACCCAACAGAACGACCGCCTGGCGAACGATTGCGACACCGCCCGCCGCTTGCACGGCCACCTCATCGACTTCCTCGAATCGCTGCGCTTGCCCGAAGCGACCATTTCACCCTGGCGGCCGGCGCCATGCTGA
- a CDS encoding NYN domain-containing protein: protein MSQPAPLSTTKALKTALYVDFDNIYLGLKQLDEAAAERFATDPARWLAWMGRGMPRQDEEESASLLQPRDILIRRCYLNPRDFGRYRPNFTRSAFSVIDCPPLTAQGKNSADIYMVMDIIDTLEHKTHFDEFIILSGDADFMPVLLRLRSHDRHTAILAAGPASDAYKAACDIVIQEDVFIEYALGMASEAERDEARQRLREAHPTATAEILNDLAARLYAQASANGRILATDLPRFYMSFPGFRDSNWFGFYSLRGLTVDLARRHPGLRLSEGDPWRVTVQTPSRQAPGRRSEAQTRGEGIGEEQLRQRIFQQIRRMVTAAPEPIDLTAAAADIVARLGQQVIDSQWAGAGTLHDLVSDVDDRGFAYAPTPAPGYLYDPKRHEPPQEAPPVEAAPVPRDLADLIRRIHQGTGTPDLSPGQYAVLFEAIADELKENAYNLTQTSKSVRDRCIERGETISRADVGFVLKGIIYKGHRFSKRDSAATLARVFRNSVLARCEDVELDLSEQDKTLIDDWILAGLNGK, encoded by the coding sequence ATGTCACAACCTGCCCCTTTGAGCACAACCAAAGCTCTCAAGACCGCGCTTTATGTCGATTTCGATAACATCTATCTCGGCCTGAAACAACTCGACGAAGCCGCCGCCGAACGATTTGCCACCGACCCCGCCCGCTGGCTGGCCTGGATGGGCCGCGGCATGCCGCGCCAGGACGAAGAGGAAAGCGCCAGCCTCCTGCAACCGCGCGACATCCTCATCCGCCGTTGTTATCTGAACCCGCGCGATTTCGGTCGCTATCGCCCCAACTTCACCCGCTCAGCCTTCAGCGTGATCGATTGCCCGCCCCTCACGGCCCAGGGCAAAAACAGCGCCGACATCTACATGGTGATGGATATCATCGACACGCTCGAACACAAGACGCATTTCGACGAATTCATCATCCTCTCCGGTGACGCCGACTTCATGCCCGTGCTGCTGCGGCTGCGTTCGCACGACCGCCACACCGCCATCCTGGCCGCTGGCCCCGCTTCGGATGCCTACAAAGCCGCCTGCGACATCGTCATCCAGGAAGACGTCTTCATCGAATACGCCCTGGGCATGGCCTCGGAAGCCGAACGCGACGAGGCCCGCCAACGGCTGCGCGAGGCCCATCCCACCGCCACGGCCGAAATCCTCAATGACCTGGCAGCCCGGCTCTATGCCCAGGCCAGCGCCAACGGCCGCATCCTGGCCACCGACCTGCCGCGCTTCTACATGAGCTTCCCCGGCTTTCGCGATAGCAACTGGTTCGGCTTCTACTCGTTGCGCGGGCTGACGGTCGACCTGGCCCGCCGGCACCCCGGCCTGCGTCTGAGCGAAGGCGACCCCTGGCGAGTGACGGTGCAGACCCCCAGCCGCCAGGCCCCTGGTCGCCGCAGCGAGGCCCAAACCCGCGGCGAGGGCATCGGCGAAGAGCAACTCCGCCAGCGCATCTTCCAGCAGATCCGCCGCATGGTGACAGCCGCGCCCGAACCGATCGACCTCACCGCCGCCGCCGCCGACATCGTCGCGCGGCTGGGGCAGCAGGTGATCGATTCGCAGTGGGCGGGCGCCGGCACCCTGCACGACCTGGTCTCGGATGTGGACGACCGCGGCTTCGCCTACGCGCCCACCCCGGCCCCCGGCTACCTCTACGACCCCAAGCGCCACGAGCCCCCGCAAGAAGCGCCGCCAGTCGAGGCAGCGCCCGTCCCGCGCGACCTGGCCGATCTCATCCGCCGCATCCACCAGGGCACCGGCACGCCCGACCTCAGCCCCGGCCAATACGCCGTCCTGTTCGAGGCCATCGCCGACGAACTGAAGGAAAACGCCTACAACCTCACCCAGACCTCCAAGTCGGTGCGCGACCGTTGCATCGAGCGCGGGGAAACCATCTCTCGCGCCGATGTTGGCTTCGTCCTCAAAGGCATCATCTACAAGGGTCATCGTTTCAGCAAGCGCGATAGCGCCGCCACCCTGGCGCGCGTGTTCCGCAACAGCGTCCTCGCCCGCTGCGAGGACGTCGAACTCGACCTGAGCGAGCAGGACAAGACACTCATCGATGATTGGATCCTGGCCGGACTCAACGGCAAATAG
- a CDS encoding Uma2 family endonuclease, whose product MSALPKTQPYFTVEEYFAHEERADDRSEYYRGEIFAMAGGSLNHNQIVGNLYTALRRGIDQSCRVFATDLRLFTKGDQFFTYPDIMVICGSLRFAPGRLDTVTNPVIIMEVLSPSTETYDRGKKFEFYRAISTLKEYILVDQNRFYVEHYQRQTNNTWLLTAFGAPESVLRLPSIELSIVLATIYERVEWEQE is encoded by the coding sequence ATGAGCGCCTTGCCCAAAACCCAGCCCTATTTCACCGTCGAAGAGTACTTTGCCCACGAAGAACGGGCGGATGATCGCAGCGAATACTACCGCGGCGAGATTTTCGCCATGGCGGGTGGGTCGCTCAACCACAACCAGATTGTGGGCAATCTCTACACCGCCTTACGTCGCGGCATCGACCAGTCATGCCGCGTTTTTGCCACCGACCTGCGTCTGTTCACAAAGGGCGACCAGTTCTTCACCTACCCCGACATCATGGTCATCTGCGGTTCTTTGCGCTTCGCGCCTGGTCGCCTGGACACGGTGACCAATCCCGTCATCATCATGGAAGTCCTTTCCCCCTCGACAGAGACCTATGATCGCGGCAAGAAATTCGAGTTCTATCGGGCCATCAGCACGCTGAAGGAGTATATCCTCGTCGATCAGAATCGATTTTATGTCGAGCACTACCAACGTCAGACCAACAATACATGGCTGCTCACAGCGTTCGGCGCGCCCGAATCGGTGCTACGGCTGCCCTCCATTGAGTTGTCAATAGTCTTGGCGACCATTTACGAGCGGGTGGAGTGGGAGCAGGAGTAA
- a CDS encoding HEPN domain-containing protein, with protein MSLDKPVVGSAADWLRRARSDLALASVTLPRGVLYNELCFHAQQAAEKSIKAVLVHHGIDFRRSHDIDYLLSLLPDEAPLPPELEWVIDLTSYAVALRYPGDYEEVTIEQYQEALAAARTVVNWAERLLHALS; from the coding sequence ATGTCGCTTGACAAGCCGGTTGTTGGTAGTGCTGCGGATTGGCTTCGTCGCGCTCGTAGTGATTTGGCGCTGGCCAGTGTTACGTTGCCTCGCGGTGTACTTTACAATGAGTTGTGTTTTCATGCTCAGCAAGCCGCAGAAAAGAGCATCAAAGCGGTACTTGTGCATCATGGCATCGATTTTCGGCGGAGCCATGACATCGATTATTTGTTATCGCTCTTGCCCGATGAAGCACCTTTGCCGCCGGAATTAGAATGGGTGATTGACTTGACCAGTTATGCCGTAGCCCTACGCTATCCCGGCGATTATGAGGAGGTAACGATCGAGCAATATCAGGAAGCATTGGCTGCCGCTCGCACGGTCGTCAACTGGGCGGAGCGCCTTCTGCACGCATTGTCATGA
- a CDS encoding AAA family ATPase, with amino-acid sequence MKLAISGKGGVGKTTLAALLAQTFADAGRDVLAVDADPSPCLAQALGFPPDLRARLRPIVEMDALIEERTGAKPGAFGGFFSLNPRVDDLPDRFSVRHRGVRLLEMGGIEQGGSGCICPESAMLKTLFTHLLFRKDDVLILDMYAGVEHLGRATVDFVDAMLVVVEPTRRSLGTAAQIKQLAHDIGLTRLWLVGNKVRGAEEEAFLRAEAPGLPVLGFLPADDGVLEADRLGLPAYDHVPALRQAALDIMAQMAKADKA; translated from the coding sequence GCCGACGCCGGCCGCGACGTGCTGGCTGTCGACGCCGACCCTTCCCCCTGCCTGGCTCAGGCGCTCGGCTTCCCCCCCGACCTGCGCGCCCGGCTACGGCCCATCGTCGAGATGGACGCCCTGATCGAAGAACGCACGGGCGCCAAACCGGGCGCGTTCGGCGGCTTCTTCAGCCTCAACCCGCGCGTCGATGACCTCCCCGACCGTTTCAGCGTCCGGCACCGCGGGGTGCGGCTGTTGGAGATGGGCGGCATCGAGCAGGGCGGCTCCGGCTGCATCTGCCCCGAAAGCGCCATGCTCAAGACCTTGTTCACCCATCTGCTCTTTCGCAAGGACGACGTACTCATCCTGGACATGTACGCCGGGGTGGAGCACCTGGGCCGGGCGACGGTGGACTTCGTCGATGCCATGCTGGTGGTGGTCGAACCGACGCGGCGCAGCCTGGGCACGGCGGCGCAGATCAAGCAACTGGCCCACGACATCGGTCTAACGCGGCTGTGGCTGGTGGGGAACAAGGTGCGGGGGGCCGAGGAGGAGGCTTTTCTGCGGGCCGAGGCCCCTGGTTTGCCCGTTCTTGGCTTCCTGCCTGCGGACGACGGCGTGCTGGAGGCCGACCGGTTGGGCTTACCCGCCTATGATCACGTCCCCGCCCTGCGCCAGGCGGCCCTCGACATCATGGCGCAGATGGCGAAAGCCGACAAAGCCTAG
- a CDS encoding nucleotidyltransferase domain-containing protein produces MTTLTTLQSPNATQYNEIINRLVARIVEIAHPLRIILFGSAARGELQKDSDIDVIVVMPDGTHRFDTARYLYRKLSGFGFPVDIVVATPSVLETHKDTVGLIYRSALREGTEVYVA; encoded by the coding sequence ATGACAACTTTGACTACGCTTCAATCCCCCAATGCAACCCAATACAACGAGATCATCAATCGCCTGGTTGCGCGGATTGTCGAGATTGCGCACCCTTTGCGCATTATCTTGTTTGGTTCCGCCGCACGAGGTGAGTTACAGAAAGATAGTGATATCGATGTAATAGTGGTAATGCCTGATGGCACACATCGTTTCGATACAGCACGATATCTATACAGAAAACTGTCGGGTTTTGGTTTTCCGGTGGATATCGTTGTGGCGACGCCAAGTGTCCTTGAAACACATAAAGACACAGTTGGACTGATTTATCGATCGGCCTTGAGAGAGGGAACAGAAGTTTATGTCGCTTGA
- the dinB gene encoding DNA polymerase IV encodes MPTILHLDLDAFFCAVEELERPDLIGQPFAVGGQPDERGVVASCSYAARRLGVRSAMPMSRALRLCPELIIVPPRHRRYAEVSRQVMALLHDLTPLVEQISIDEAFLDLSDLPEDGETLARRLQQDIRDRLGLPSSLGVATNKLVAKIANDFGKGQAQTGAPPNAITVVPAGQEADFLAPLPAQALWGVGPKTAARLAGLGIHTIGDLAARPEAELMRLFGKPGADLAQRSRGIDDRPIVTEHETKSVSKEVTFARDIADAGELRRTLSDLAEGVGRELRREGLTGSTVKLKLRWPDFSTITRQTTLVRPTDLDAEIVATATRLFEQAWDGRTPIRLLGVGVSGLATGYRQLGLWDAPHAEAQRLQETLDDLRRRFGDHAISRARDLERS; translated from the coding sequence ATGCCCACCATCCTTCACCTCGACCTGGACGCCTTCTTCTGTGCGGTCGAGGAACTGGAACGACCTGACCTGATCGGCCAGCCCTTCGCCGTCGGCGGACAGCCCGACGAAAGGGGCGTGGTGGCCTCTTGCTCCTACGCCGCCCGTCGCCTGGGGGTGCGCTCGGCCATGCCCATGTCGAGGGCGTTGCGGCTCTGCCCGGAGTTGATCATCGTCCCCCCTCGCCACCGGCGCTATGCCGAAGTCTCGCGCCAGGTCATGGCCCTGCTGCACGACCTCACCCCGCTGGTCGAGCAGATCTCGATCGACGAAGCCTTCCTCGACCTCAGCGACCTGCCCGAAGACGGCGAAACCCTGGCCCGACGCTTGCAGCAAGACATCCGCGACCGCCTGGGCCTGCCCAGTTCGTTGGGCGTGGCCACGAACAAGCTGGTAGCCAAGATCGCCAACGATTTCGGCAAGGGCCAGGCCCAGACCGGCGCGCCGCCCAACGCCATCACCGTCGTCCCGGCCGGCCAGGAGGCTGACTTCCTGGCCCCACTGCCGGCTCAGGCCCTGTGGGGCGTCGGCCCCAAGACGGCCGCACGGCTGGCCGGGCTGGGCATCCACACCATCGGCGACCTCGCCGCCCGCCCCGAAGCCGAGCTGATGCGGCTCTTCGGCAAGCCTGGCGCCGACCTGGCCCAAAGGTCACGCGGGATCGACGACCGGCCCATCGTCACCGAACACGAAACCAAGTCGGTCAGCAAAGAAGTGACCTTTGCCCGCGACATCGCCGACGCTGGCGAACTCCGTCGCACCCTCAGCGACCTGGCCGAGGGCGTCGGACGAGAGTTACGCCGCGAGGGACTGACCGGAAGCACGGTCAAGCTCAAACTGCGCTGGCCGGACTTCAGCACCATCACCCGCCAGACCACCCTCGTCCGCCCCACCGACCTCGACGCCGAGATCGTAGCCACGGCCACGCGGTTGTTCGAGCAGGCCTGGGACGGCCGCACCCCCATCCGGCTGCTTGGCGTTGGCGTCAGCGGCCTCGCGACCGGCTATCGGCAGTTGGGGCTGTGGGATGCGCCTCACGCCGAGGCCCAACGACTACAGGAAACACTCGACGATCTGCGTCGTCGCTTTGGAGATCACGCCATCAGCCGCGCCCGCGACCTGGAAAGATCGTAA
- a CDS encoding lasso peptide biosynthesis B2 protein, translating to MRRVTSWPLVPTSQRAWRGVQALLTVAGAYTDPDLRPLIPAIRQLAAGLPARHDALPLPEFLAELTPAAADMTALDHDRLRSLVDALARSDRRHPFGLCLRRSLLRYHFLRRAGLSLGITFGVRIRQPHEPPGLAGHAWNTLGGRPWCENEEDYRGFTVLYAWPPEPDQAAP from the coding sequence ATGCGAAGAGTCACATCCTGGCCCCTCGTACCAACCAGCCAGCGCGCCTGGCGTGGGGTGCAGGCTCTGTTGACGGTGGCTGGCGCCTACACCGACCCCGACCTGCGTCCCCTCATCCCGGCCATCCGCCAACTGGCCGCCGGCCTCCCGGCCCGGCACGACGCCCTCCCCCTGCCCGAATTCCTGGCCGAGCTGACGCCTGCCGCCGCCGACATGACTGCACTCGACCACGACCGGCTGCGCAGCCTTGTCGATGCCCTGGCCCGCAGCGACCGCCGCCACCCCTTCGGCCTCTGTCTGCGGCGCTCGCTCTTGCGCTATCACTTCCTGCGCCGGGCCGGGCTGTCGTTGGGCATCACCTTTGGCGTGCGCATCCGCCAGCCGCACGAGCCGCCGGGCCTTGCCGGCCACGCCTGGAACACGCTTGGCGGCCGGCCCTGGTGCGAGAACGAGGAAGACTATCGCGGTTTCACCGTGCTCTATGCCTGGCCACCTGAACCGGATCAGGCTGCGCCATAA
- a CDS encoding class I SAM-dependent methyltransferase — MSSPTNLKQQAQAAWEANAAWWDDFIGPEGNPFHRLLVAPATENLLAVRRDERILDIACGNGQFSRRLADLGAQVVAFDAATTFIERARGHSREHVDTIEYLVLDATDAGALRSLGRGRFDAAVCNMALMDMTDLQPLAAALPYLLKPGGRFVFSVTHPCFNSGEFRKVVEEEDRDGELVTSYAIKRHSYLEPVITRGIGIIGQPQPHLYFHRPLGALLSPFFGHGMALDALTEPVLPPELQPNRPFSWSNFHGIPPILIARLRPPH, encoded by the coding sequence TTGTCATCGCCTACCAACCTCAAGCAACAAGCCCAGGCGGCGTGGGAAGCCAACGCCGCCTGGTGGGATGACTTCATCGGGCCGGAAGGCAACCCCTTCCATCGTCTCCTCGTCGCACCCGCCACCGAAAACCTCCTGGCCGTGCGCCGGGACGAGCGTATCCTCGACATCGCCTGCGGCAACGGCCAGTTCAGCCGCCGGCTGGCCGACCTGGGGGCGCAGGTTGTCGCTTTCGACGCCGCCACCACCTTCATCGAGCGGGCGCGCGGGCACAGCAGGGAGCATGTCGATACGATCGAATACCTGGTGCTCGACGCCACCGACGCCGGGGCGCTCAGGAGTCTGGGCCGGGGCCGCTTCGATGCCGCCGTCTGCAACATGGCCCTGATGGACATGACCGACCTCCAACCGCTGGCGGCGGCGCTCCCTTATCTGCTCAAGCCCGGCGGGCGCTTCGTCTTCTCGGTCACGCATCCCTGCTTCAATTCCGGCGAGTTCCGCAAGGTGGTCGAGGAAGAGGATCGCGATGGCGAACTGGTCACTTCCTATGCGATCAAACGTCATAGCTATTTGGAGCCTGTCATCACCCGCGGGATCGGCATCATCGGCCAGCCACAGCCCCATCTCTACTTCCATCGTCCGCTCGGCGCCCTTCTCTCACCTTTCTTCGGCCACGGCATGGCGCTGGACGCCCTGACCGAGCCTGTTCTCCCGCCCGAACTCCAACCCAACCGCCCGTTCTCTTGGTCGAACTTCCACGGTATCCCGCCCATTCTCATTGCCCGACTGCGCCCGCCGCACTAA
- a CDS encoding DNRLRE domain-containing protein: MPPHFKGPIHVLLIGLACLLTAILLALPAQAKPQLDPETPGNQAAAITYDIFQLPTGRTPASNLFCDANGAVFYGGETKGVAPGYLGRITPDGHVTEWAYGSAPINMARDRKGRLWTADFEGTEIARLDLATNRLTSWATGYTRLHGIAVDEGSVWATSRDGFVLRFRPGIAELRVFALPGGVQLKHSLMDSQGRLWIAAGDQPGAGAAVFMFDKATRKFTRYQLPAGFNPWGIREAADGAIWFSNFNVQGAGSSTVAIARLDPGSRQWTSYGSYPHPHRSTGLDWLGNQIIGVNILADEFFVLNPAGANETATLNTTIIQGVLREARTLTPLSQTLTPLVSTLTPATNVTAGAVAEPYTTSSVPNPFKIHSLFGVRVCDNHVWMSGLLADQIYHFQDGATPTPTPLQTSTVTPTPNRTATATPTLAPSATVTRTPTSTPGPTSTATATATATPTSTSTASATLILAPVADAYINLWNPDANFGSSTILAVRPGIVSSLLRFDLSTLPAGATVTRAELSVFTTGRTNEQALTTVTYRLLRAWDEMQVTANVAQAGQPWSAPLASSIADRDATVLSSITLPASGWATLDVTAAAQVWATAGAGSNFGLLLQASSANPVQYSLASREGWPADQNPRLTIYYTP; this comes from the coding sequence ATGCCACCCCACTTCAAAGGCCCCATCCATGTTCTCCTGATAGGACTCGCCTGTCTGCTGACGGCCATCCTCCTCGCCCTGCCCGCCCAGGCAAAACCGCAGCTGGATCCTGAGACGCCTGGAAACCAGGCTGCTGCTATCACCTACGACATCTTCCAACTCCCCACCGGCCGCACGCCGGCCAGCAACCTCTTCTGTGATGCCAACGGCGCCGTCTTCTATGGCGGCGAAACCAAAGGGGTGGCGCCGGGCTACCTGGGCCGCATCACGCCCGATGGCCACGTAACCGAATGGGCCTATGGGTCGGCGCCGATCAACATGGCCAGGGACCGCAAAGGGCGCCTCTGGACGGCGGATTTCGAGGGCACCGAAATCGCCAGGCTGGATCTGGCCACCAATCGCCTGACATCCTGGGCCACCGGCTACACCCGGCTCCACGGCATCGCCGTCGATGAGGGCAGCGTGTGGGCGACATCGCGCGATGGTTTTGTGTTGCGCTTCCGCCCTGGGATCGCCGAACTACGCGTCTTTGCCCTGCCAGGAGGGGTGCAGCTCAAACACAGCCTGATGGACAGCCAGGGCAGGCTGTGGATTGCCGCCGGCGATCAGCCCGGTGCTGGCGCCGCCGTGTTCATGTTCGACAAAGCCACGCGCAAATTCACACGCTACCAACTCCCGGCCGGGTTCAATCCCTGGGGCATCCGCGAAGCAGCCGACGGCGCCATCTGGTTCTCGAATTTCAACGTCCAAGGCGCTGGCAGTAGCACCGTCGCCATCGCTCGGCTCGATCCGGGCAGCCGCCAATGGACGAGCTATGGCAGCTACCCTCATCCACATCGCAGCACCGGTCTCGACTGGCTAGGAAACCAGATCATCGGCGTGAACATCCTTGCGGACGAGTTCTTCGTTCTCAACCCCGCCGGCGCGAACGAGACCGCCACCCTGAATACAACCATCATCCAGGGCGTGCTGCGAGAAGCCCGCACCCTGACGCCGCTGAGCCAAACGCTCACGCCTCTCGTCAGCACCCTAACCCCCGCCACCAATGTCACTGCGGGCGCCGTGGCCGAACCCTACACCACCTCCTCCGTGCCCAACCCGTTCAAGATCCACAGTCTTTTCGGCGTCAGGGTCTGCGACAACCACGTCTGGATGAGTGGGCTGCTGGCCGATCAGATCTATCATTTTCAAGACGGGGCGACGCCGACGCCAACGCCCTTGCAGACCTCGACTGTTACGCCCACCCCAAATCGCACCGCCACCGCCACGCCAACCCTCGCGCCCTCGGCGACAGTCACCCGCACCCCAACCTCCACACCTGGCCCCACCAGCACGGCTACCGCCACGGCCACCGCGACCCCCACATCAACCTCAACCGCCTCGGCAACGCTCATCCTGGCTCCCGTGGCCGACGCCTACATCAACTTGTGGAATCCCGACGCCAACTTCGGCAGTAGCACGATCCTGGCGGTGCGCCCCGGCATCGTGTCTTCGCTGCTCCGCTTCGATCTGAGCACACTGCCTGCGGGAGCCACCGTCACTCGGGCCGAGCTGTCCGTCTTCACCACCGGTCGCACCAATGAGCAGGCACTGACGACCGTGACCTATCGTTTGCTCCGCGCCTGGGACGAAATGCAGGTCACAGCCAATGTCGCCCAGGCCGGCCAGCCCTGGTCGGCGCCGCTGGCCAGCAGCATCGCCGACCGCGACGCCACCGTCCTCAGCTCCATCACCCTGCCCGCTTCGGGATGGGCGACGCTGGATGTGACTGCCGCTGCGCAAGTTTGGGCAACCGCAGGCGCAGGGTCGAATTTCGGCCTGCTGCTGCAAGCTTCGAGCGCCAACCCCGTTCAGTACAGTCTGGCCTCTCGCGAAGGCTGGCCCGCCGATCAGAACCCCAGGTTGACGATCTACTACACACCTTAG